Genomic segment of Scomber scombrus chromosome 18, fScoSco1.1, whole genome shotgun sequence:
atgattattaaaaagatggaaggaaggagggagggaaggaaggaaggagggagggagggaaggaaggaaggaaggaaggaagagatggaaggaagaagggagggagagagggaaggaaggaaggaaggaaggaagagatggaaggaaggaaggaaggaatgaaggagggaggaaaggaagtagggagggagggagggaaggaaggaaggaaggaaggaaggaaggaaggaaggaaggaaggaaggaaggaaggaaggaagagatggaaggaaggagggagggagggaaggaaggaaggacggaagagatggaaggaaggaaggagggagggaaggaagtagggagggagggagggaaggaaggaaggttggaaaagaagacaggaaggaaagaagaaaggttggaaaagaagacaggaaggaaggaaggaaggaaggaaggaaagtgggccggattggaccccttggtgggccggttctggcccacaggcctcatgtttgacacccctgccttAAAGTGATACTTCATTAGATTCCCTATAACACATGTACTTCTCTGTCTtgtatctggtgtaacaggcgtgtagtgtagactcACTTTACAGCGTTTAggaggcatcttggctgctgaactgctaaacACGttaaactcaaattcaccacgacttcaccaccacagacgggtcgtagctgctgtggcagtggaccaatcacatgctgCATTAAAGAGAATAACACTTGCTGTTGATTAGCTGTGTGCAGGTctatattttctagctctgggtgcaaaaaaggatcgattgcaggtatcgtttgacaggagacgtttccatacatggtattgatttattttgggccTATCACCTGTTTTCCTCCTCCAGTTTAGAAAGCATAAAGTACAAATTATCAACCAactcaatgaaagtagtgatgattAGACTTCCATGTGATTTTTCTGGCaattaagattaaataaatccatatttctgatattaaaaaaagtgGAGTGTTAACTGCTGTTAGTCACATATGAAAACAATCCTGCAGCTGGCAGTTCAAACGATTTCTCAAAGTTTCAGAAAAGTTCAGCTTCAGTTTTGTATCATTTCAGCTTCTATCtttcttattattgttattattattattattagtttgcCTTCTAACCATAATGCCTCTCGTGATCGCTGACAGCAAATAAAGAGTCTCAGCTGGTCATCAAACGTGCTGATAGGGAGAGGATAGATTTAAAGTTAAGCACACAGTGTCCGATTATTTATAAATTGATATCCTTATAATACAATTTACAGAAACGTCTGTGCAGTAAACATCACATTTGGGCCTGAACTATGTGACTATTATTTATAACTACACTTTACACCAGTTTGCCACGAATTCCTTCAAAGGTTATTCAAACTTTTCAGAGTATATGTGAGTTATATAGTTAACAtttcatgtatatttgatccttgttcttatttaaatttaatagtattgttctatttgtgtttttttaattataaggATTGAATTGCGCTGATGTCAttttggacaataaagtttaacTGTTAAATATCTTGTCTCCAATATAGgtttgtcacacatacacacacacacacacacacacacacacacacacacacacacacacacacacacacacacacacacacacacacacacacacacacacacacacagaatatcagccaatatatcaatatcataaTTTATATACTGCCTAATATCTGAGTTGGAATTCGCCCTAAAAATCAGGCTCTTCCGTATTCTTTGGGCTTGACAGGAAACGCTTTCTCCTTAAGGAAGATCTCATGTCATTAGTAGACCAATGTCATCAAAAAGGTCTTTTATAAAGATTATGTTTTTGTCAATCCAAGTTTTtcaccacaaatgtcttttactctgaaatttgatgacatttcctaaaatgttctACTACAACCTACAAACAAAAGCGTCTACTAACTActaatattttcaaaaatgaaaatattatgttatacttttgtataacTGCTGCAAACGTTTggttttttgttaaatgaaatgtgtggtaatgaggatttctttttattgtttcattaagTTCTTTCAATAGAACACATACGTTTTAGGTACAAtaagacatgatattgtgtgaaaGTAGCggtgctctgctctctgaatgttgtcaagcagcttctgtgcaaaatacatttgttgaaacggctcatttttcacagtaaataaagGGTttattatagatagatagacaatgatggatagatagatagatagatagatagatagatagatagatagatagatagatagatagatagatagatagatagatagatagatagatagatagatagatagatggatggatggatggatggatggacggacggacggacggacagacagacagacagacagacaggtatgtaggtagatggatggatggatggatggatggatggatggatggatggatggatggatggatggatggatggatggatggatggatggatagatagatagatagatagatagatagatagatagatagatagatagatagatagatagatagatagatagatagatagatagatagatagatagatagacagacaatggatggatagatagatagatagatagatagatagatagatagatagatagatagatagatagatagatagatagatagatagatagatagatagatagatagatagatagatagatagatagatagacagacaatggatagatagatagatagatagatagatagatagatagatagatagatagatagatagatagatagatagatagatagatagatagatagatagatagatagatagatagatagatagattattGTGTGAATAATACCAACAAAGAGATCAATAAATAAACCTGGTCATTTACAGGTTGTAATTCATGAAGAGGTGACGTCACCCTTCCAGTAAAGTGAAGAAATAACAGGGCGTGGGGAGAAGGGGGTCGACGTCGGCTTGCGTCAGCGGCGTGATGACGCAAGTTTCTGGGCGGGGCTATAAAGCCTTGTTTTCTAGCGCTCTGAGGTTCGACGGTCTCCATTTTGTGAGACTTCGTGAAGCCGAGCTCAGCTACCCCGAAGGAACAAGGCCCAAACACCTACACACGACGATTAAAACTCACAGACCCAAACCTCTGCTCGCTTACCAAGTTATTATCCGAAAGGAAAGCAAATCTTATCGTATGTCCGCTATCCAGAACCTCCAAACTTTTGGTAagtgttattatttatattgatttAAACTGCCCCGTTAAGAGAAGGTGGGGGAAGGGCGAGAGCTAACCATGCTAACGATGCTAATCAAACGGCCTTTTAATCAGAACATCCACTTTAAACTCCCCCGTAGCGAGTCTTTCCTGATAATAACAACCCGTATCCTTTTAAAGCCGGTGTCAAACTTTTAagattatgtgtgttttttttaaaaggattaGCAGGCCTGTGCTACCGGCCGCCATTATCAGGCCTCTCCTCTTTTAGCTCCCGGTTAGCTTATTCTTCATCTCTCAGTGTCGCAGTTCATCTCATAACATATGACTCATCTGCAGTGAGAGAAATGCAAAGTGACAACACAAAGACTGCATGCACAGTGTGTCATATATAAATATGCTTATAACggttaaattaaatatattgcatGTGTGGTGTGTTGCAGCCAGGATTCTCTAATATAATAACCTGTGATGTCTCCCTCCTCCTCGGCCCTCTTTAGACCCCTTTGCTGATGCAACTAAGGGTGATGACCGCCTCCCAGCCGGGACAGAGGACTACATCCACATAAGAATCCAACAGCGGAACGGCAGGAAGACCCTCACTACTGTCCAGGGCATTGCCACCGACTATGACAAGAAGAAGCTAGTCAAGGCCTTCAAGAAGGTATTAAATGctttgtgtgtatataagtgttGTGCTGTCCACCTCAGTTGATggtaaatgttgtgtttgtcttttttattgtgttgccACCACTGATTTCCtgtccccccccaccccctcttgACTCTTAACAGAAGTTTGCCTGCAATGGGACAGTGATTGAGCACCCAGAGTATGGTGAAGTGATCCAGCTGCAGGGAGACCAGCGCAAGAATATCTGCCAGTTCCTCATTGAGGTGGGTTTGTGGATAACGTGTGGCTTAAAtgtgacctttttttcttcttgtttataTTTGGAGCAACAGGAAGTCGATAGTTGATGCTCAGCTTGATTTATTGATTCTTGATTGATCTCTtgtttcttctctgcagatTGACCTGGCCAAGGAGGAGCAGCTCAAAGTCCACGGCTTCTAGAAGCTGCTAGTAgccctctccccttctctcctgGAAGGCCATCAAACTTCCCCCCCCTCCCAtcacccctccctctcctctcctaccCTCCTCCTATGTGCTGCTGTtgctcttcctcccctctctccccccttcgCAGCCCCACCAGCTCCTCTTAGCTAACACGTGAATTACCTCTGACAAACATGGGACTCTGTAACACCACCGCCCCCCTACgccaccagggggcaggctCGCTCTCGCAAAGACACaccactgcagctccacacaaCATCAGGGATGAGTGGTGATgaccctcccacacacacttcctccttccttttcccccttgtttatttcctttttttaattttttctttttaggtcTCGTGCTGCAGTAAGGCACCCAGTTTCAtgtaacttttttgttttgtacttaAAGGTGTTTCAATAAAACAATGAGTCTCCAGATGTTGGAGTGGAGTGGTGTCATGGGGGAACGGGGGCtggggtgtgtgtggggggggtctTTGAGTTAAAAAGCAGTGTTATCTACGGGGCGGGTTTTAGAGGAACACAGACAGGACAGGAGGGTTTTCCAAGTTGCTGAAAGAAGTTTCTGTTTGCCATCTTaagttatttctttattttgcagTCTGaatgagcccccccccccccacccgcAATGTTTACATGCCCGGCTCAGGTGCAGAGTAAAGCTTGTGTAGAGTACCAGTCagcttcaccccccccccccccccccccccctccatatCACCTTATTTATGCCTCACTCTTCACTTGATGgcacatttttctatttttttaaaatcattttattccaATCCAAGTATCAAACTATCTGGGTCTGTTCAGTGGTGGTCTTTGATTGGTCGGCGAGGCCTGTGCTGAGGAACGCTGGGTCATGTGATTGTTACTCATGACTCCAGGGCAGGAAACCAAGTCAATTACTGTGAATCCGATCTTGTTAACGAGACGGTAGAAGTTGGATTCACACGTAGATGAAGGTAGTTTCCTGCTCCGGCTCTTTGACCAGCGTTTCCTGTTTGGTccaatgaagaagaaaaaaaaaaaaatctggttacCAGACCTGcggtttttggttttttttttttttggacacttGAATCTTTCGTTTCCTATAATGCAATAATTTATAAACACGAGTTAAGATGTAGTGATGCTGACATAACGTTTAAAAATTAAAGCCATGGATAGgtcacactgctgctgtgactGAAGGTGATGGAGAACAAGtctgttttgaaaaaaattCTCATTTGGTTCAATAAAATTTCTGCAGTTGATAAATCTGtcctgttgtttgtgtgtgagtgattttAACATGTCATCAACATCTGTATGAAGTTTATATATAAGCcaacaaatcatttaaacaatataaatacatctgATCTGTATGCATGCGCCATAAAATCACATCAGCTGCTTTGATGTAATGatcttttaaatatgtattactagcagaggtggaagaagtataGCCTAAAGTATGCTTTACTATATATGGTCACTATATTTCTATACTTTACTATAGGGGAGAACgaggttggtagtcacactttttactttcttaagagggagggaggaaagaaaagagaaggagggagggaggaaagaaggaaggagggaggaaaggaaattaggaaggaaggagggagggaggaaagaaagaaggagggaggacggaaggagggagggagaaaggaaaagtggaagggaggaaggaaaggaaggagggagggaaaagtagaagggaggaaggaaaggaaggagggaaggaaaagtggaagggaggaaggaaaggaaggagggagggagaaaggaaaagtggaggaaggaaggaaaggaaggagggagggaaaagtagaagggaggaaggaaggaaggacagaggaaggtaggggggaggaaaaaaagacaaaaggagggagggaaggaaagaaggagggaggaaggacatagggaagggagagggaggaaagagaggaagggaggaaagaaggaacagtcaaaacagacgggtcaatttgacccgggaggacgacacgaaggttaaagaaagaactagatattACTACATactataaaatactatatattataccataaaataatatatattatactatagaatactatactataccataaaATACTACATTATACCAtaaaatactatactatactatactatactatactatactatactatactatactatatactatactatactatactatactatactatatactatactatactatactatactatactatactatactatactatactaaggTTTAAAGACACATGTGGATAATAGGACGGTAATGTTTTCATATCATGAGTGTAATATTGGCTAGAATAATAATGAGCACATTAATAATACAATTGTTCGTTCCTGGAGTATTTAGGATTAGTTTGATGTGAAtatgagatgttttttctttgataGCTCTTTGAGAACACATTTAGTAACCGCACACTCAGCACTGGTGATGTTCGCGTTTTGTTGCATCTATTTTGTCCCAGCTGGCGGCCCGTCTGCCTCCATGGTAACGCCGCTGCAGCCATAGCTCACcgtggtgtgtttgtgtctgcacgAGCCACAGCACGAGCTTTTCCTCACATTTAAccttaaaaacagaagaatatGATCATAACTCTGATGTATAGACGTCTGTTTTCATCACAGCAGCGACATTTATGAGACTACGGAAGCTCGCAGGCCGGTAAGATGATAAAGCGATGTTACATTTAACTGAACTGGAATTATCTTCAGGTTTTTAGGAGGATTTTTACTCtaattattgtttatattttttatctaGCCGCTACATTATCATAAGGTTTACCTGTTAATGATAACGTGGCTCTCTCATCACAGTATGTTATAACGTTGCTCCATTTTAACACCACAGTTCTTTACTTTGTCTTTAACACTGCAAATAACTGATGAAATAATTATTAAGTATATTTACTAAAGTTTAATATAGAGGTACTTGTTCTTTACTGTAGTagtgatgtcatatataataatatatcagtcagaggggccaaaacactacttttactgtaatactgcatactacatcactcataatactgcagtacttttactgtaatactgcatactacatcactataatactgcagtacttttactgtaatactgcatactacatcactataatactgcagtacttttactgtaatactgcatactacatcactataatactgcagtactttactgtaatactgcatactacatcactcataatactgcagtacttttactgtaatactgcatactacatcactcataatactgcagtacttttactgtaatactgcatactacatcattcataatactgcagtactttactgtaatactgcatactacatcactcataatactgcagtacttttactgtaatactgcatactacatcactcataatactgtagtacttttactgtaatactgcatactacatcactataatactgcagtacttttactgtaatactgcatactacatcactcataatactgcagtacttttactgtaatactgcatactacatcactcataatactgcagtacttttactgtaatactgcatactacatcactataatactgcagtacttttactgtaatactgcatactacatcactcataatactgcagtacttttactgtaatactgcatactacatcactcataatactgcagtacttttactgtaatactgcatactacatcactataatactgcagtacttttactgtaatactgcatactacatcactataatactgcagtacttttactgtaatactgcatactacatcactcataatactgcagtacttttactgtaatactgcatactacatcactcataatacttatgtaacTGTAAGtgcaattttgaggtacttgtactttactgtagtacagtttgaggtacttgtactttactgtagtacagtttgaggtacttgtactttacagtagtacagtttgaggtacttgtactttactgtagtacagtttgaggtatttgtactttactgtagtacagtttgaggtacttgtactttactgtagtatttccatgtgatgctactttctacatctcagagggaaatattgtactttctactccactacatttatttaacagctttagttacttttcagatgcagatttgactcaatggataatataacaagctttataaatacaacatgacacGCTGCCCTCCCAAAAACATCCTCAAAGACGCCACTCAACCTGGACATCAcctgtttaacccttacatacatactgttcatattttacaccTTCTCAGtaagttttgttgttgttgttttttttcccctgcagaATTCACAGAGATGTGAACCTTTTGAATGTTGGCGGTGTTTGCTCAGAAAGAGACGATGCAGGTGAGAAAGACGCAGttgaatatatgtaaataaatataaatatatgtatataatacgTTTCCTCACATATTTGCCTAAAATATTACTGATGCAGAAACGTTTTGTGATGCATCTGCTCCACTTTTTATGAAGTGTAATGAActattattcctttttttatattcttcaaacatgtacttttattttaagttgAAATACCAAAAAGTCtcaaaactatttttatttgtaattttcagCTCCACCAATATTCAAATACACCAATCAGTAACCTGTACCTACCAATGTACCAAACAACTGGAGGACAATATTTAATACGATACCGTGGAGCCACATTTTGAAatagaaactttatttataaaaattatatttatgtttattttttatcttttactttgtattgttaatgtgttttatctcttataGGTGAGGGGATttgttttctctgactttttattttacaaattgtgcaaataaaccaataataataataataataataataataataataataataatcttaatAATTCTCTTCCTCAGTTGCTGCCTGTGTGGGATCTCGCCGTCCCTCTTCCTGCAGTGATCCTGATCGCTGTGGGTCTCTATGTGATCATCCTGGGGATCGGCCTGTGGATCCGATCCTGCCTCAAGGTTGGTGCTGCCGGCAAAATCACACAAACCAGAGCAGagacacatttctctctctgtctctctgtgtgtgtgtcactgtttgtAAAAACGTGTTGTTTACTGCTGCAGGGACGCAGGAGTAAACAAGTAGATTATGAATTAGAGTTATGACCAGtgtaaaatcattattatttattgtttatttttgtagaaTTTCTTCAGAATTATAATTACAATAGTTCTTCTTGGGCTCCTTATcagaataaaatacacataatcaATGTTTTTGCACTTATACTACATACAGTTACAATATTATGGCTGCATTaagaaatataatattacatCAAGAATATACAGAACATCAAAACAGGCATCATCTGTTAAAACATCGAAATACaaacatattatattacatattattttgttaaaatgaaataaaagtaaaaatctcAGTTCATCCAAACAAAAGTTCAAATAAAAGATGATATAAATTATTCAGCTTCTGCTTTTAAaacccccccccttttttttttttatagattcctgaaatactactactaataataataattataatgtgaTAGATGCTTTGGCGCCCCCCGGTGGTGAAAGATGAGAATGACAGCAAAGCACAGGCACATTATAACTGTGTTTTTAGGCTTGTGTTCAAAGTGgtttttaagtaaaatgtatcaaatgtatacatagagcacatttaaaaaacagcatggtgttgaccaaagtgcttcacagatgaATATTTAGTTAATGGCATGCACATTAACGAGTGTGCAGCGTGCAGATTTCtgtctttaaatatttacaacTGCTAATTTTAAGTGATCGTCGTGCTTCACATCACAAGTATTATTTTAGCCactaatgtttaatattttgcaAATGTATGGAGAGACTTGTAGTTAAgtgttttacatcttttttttttgcagatgattTTGAAATTCCTCCAGTTTTCATAGAAAGTATCTAAAAGTATGAATGATGCagcattaaattaaagttaacaCAGTAGCGGGAAATATTCATCATGCTTGActtaatataataaaactatGACTTCATACATTGTTTTGGGGTTTCACCCTCTttatttccctcctctctctctctccctccctctctctctctctctccctctctccctctctctctccctctctctctcctctctcctctctctcccctctctctctcctctctctccctctctctctctctctctctctctctcctctctctctcctctctctctccctctctctctctctctctctcctctctctctcactctctctctctctctctctctctgtctctctctctccctctctctctctctctctctctccctctccctctccctctctctctccctctccctctctctctctctctgtctgtcttgctctctctctctctccctctctctctctctct
This window contains:
- the eif1 gene encoding eukaryotic translation initiation factor 1, translating into MSAIQNLQTFDPFADATKGDDRLPAGTEDYIHIRIQQRNGRKTLTTVQGIATDYDKKKLVKAFKKKFACNGTVIEHPEYGEVIQLQGDQRKNICQFLIEIDLAKEEQLKVHGF